A DNA window from Carassius gibelio isolate Cgi1373 ecotype wild population from Czech Republic chromosome A6, carGib1.2-hapl.c, whole genome shotgun sequence contains the following coding sequences:
- the LOC128015793 gene encoding POZ (BTB) and AT hook-containing zinc finger 1 isoform X1: MERTEQPWNSSYTYQVSKHSAEMLHNLNSQRKDGGRFCDVILRVGEESFPAHKAVLAACSEYFESVFSCQTEDDSQSKELEMHTISPKVFRDILDFAYTSKIVVRLECFPELMTAAKFLLMRSVIEICQEVIKQSNVQILVPPSRGGEHSLFRAAEQLSYPLPVDMSNGSVSNGAVFTDNNDSDSGDPTQPSNKSQAAAPGAPATDHLAVSPLEFPNSDGAKRARGRPKKEPTTEPITYNNSTAQSENDGIFSCGVCGKMFPDDVQLRNHEMQHGTFTGGVSTGVELVAVDGPTMVSHPQSKFQENGLPADNRKRERTRRHVACDLCGKVFRDVYHLNRHKLSHSGEKPYACPVCGLRFKRKDRMSYHVRSHDGSVGKPYVCQSCGKGFSRPDHLNGHIKQVHTTERPHKCQICNASFATRDRLRSHLACHEDKIPCQVCGKFLRAAYMTDHLKKHSEGPHNYCGICNKGFSTASYLKVHIKTHHSSSMLPSSAAHQFPEPRTNRPQMHNGAPYHSGRQCAVEDLCTSRRLLVTFPETEGSFRGLTGPVLPQPVPPALGLQPELLLGKSGPTPYFWECRSSGAPGFPLHGPLTDGQENAGKCPHQDSDGSDAVFGDLSNGTDLKAEQKVEGEEMEVTSFIFNGQAEDAVTSPGGSKNIQKMDQEKKFACGDCGQTFRTKSYLNKHHHRVHKKRAAAGSGLGDLGSPFSPQQNMSLLESFGFQIVQSAFASSLVDSEMGSSGIGLGDK, from the exons ATGGAGAGGACAGAACAGCCGTGGAATTCCTCCTACACGTACCAGGTGAGCAAACACAGCGCCGAGATGCTACACAACCtcaacagccagagaaaagatgGAGGCAGGTTTTGTGATGTTATCTTGCGCGTCGGAGAGGAGAGCTTCCCCGCGCACAAGGCGGTGTTGGCGGCGTGCAGCGAGTATTTTGAGTCGGTGTTCAGCTGTCAAACGGAAGACGACAGCCAGAGCAAAGAGCTGGAGATGCACACGATTAGCCCCAAAGTTTTCCGAGACATCTTGGACTTCGCGTACACGTCTAAGATCGTGGTGCGTCTGGAGTGCTTCCCGGAGCTCATGACCGCGGCGAAGTTTCTGCTCATGCGATCCGTCATCGAGATCTGTCAGGAGGTCATCAAACAGTCCAACGTGCAGATCCTCGTGCCTCCTTCCCGAGGAGGCGAGCACAGTCTGTTCAGGGCCGCTGAGCAGCTGTCATATCCCCTGCCCGTGGACATGTCAAACGGGAGCGTGTCTAACGGCGCTGTGTTTACCGACAACAATGACAGTGACAGTGGCGATCCGACGCAACCGAGTAATAAATCGCAGGCGGCCGCTCCCGGAGCACCAGCCACCGATCACTTAGCTGTTTCCCCGCTGGAGTTTCCCAACAGCGACGGCGCCAAGCGAGCTAGAGGGAGACCCAAAAAAGAGCCCACAACAGAGCCGATCACTTACAATAACAGCACTGCTCAAAGCGAAAATGACGGCATTTTCTCGTGCGGGGTTTGTGGTAAGATGTTTCCAGACGACGTCCAGTTGAGAAACCACGAGATGCAGCACGGGACGTTCACTGGCGGGGTGAGCACGGGAGTGGAGCTGGTCGCTGTGGACGGCCCGACGATGGTCTCTCATCCCCAGTCGAAGTTTCAGGAAAACGGTCTGCCCGCGGACAACCGTAAACGCGAGAGGACGAGACGACACGTCGCGTGTGATCTGTGCGGGAAGGTCTTCCGTGACGTCTACCACCTCAACCGGCACAAACTGTCACATTCGGGCGAGAAACCGTACGCGTGTCCGGTGTGCGGGCTGCGCTTCAAACGCAAGGATAGGATGTCTTACCACGTGCGGTCTCACGACGGCTCGGTGGGTAAACCGTATGTCTGTCAAAGCTGCGGTAAAGGTTTCTCCAG GCCAGACCATCTGAATGGACATATTAAGCAGGTTCACACCACAGAGAGACCTCACAAATGTCAG ATTTGCAATGCATCCTTCGCAACACGAGACCGCCTGAGGTCACACCTGGCGTGCCATGAAGATAAGATACCATGTCAAGTGTGTGGAAAATTCCTCCGGGCTGCCTACATGACCGACCACTTGAAAAAACACAGTGAAGGACCTCATAACTACTGTGGAATATGCAACAAAG GTTTTTCTACTGCATCCTACTTAAAGGTGCACATAAAAACGCACCACAGCTCGTCCATGCTCCCTTCCTCTGCAGCACATCAGTTCCCTGAACCTCGCACCAACAGACCACAGATGCACAACGGCGCCCCCTACCACTCAGGACGCCAGTGCGCAGTGGAAG ACCTTTGCACCAGTCGCCGTCTCCTGGTTACCTTTCCAGAGACCGAGGGGTCTTTTCGGGGGCTAACTGGGCCAGTTCTACCCCAGCCCGTCCCTCCGGCCCTGGGCCTGCAGCCTGAGCTGCTTCTGGGCAAGTCAGGTCCAACTCCCTATTTCTGGGAGTGCCGCTCTTCTGGAGCACCAGGGTTTCCACTTCACGGACCTCTTACAG ACGGGCAGGAGAATGCTGGGAAATGCCCCCATCAGGATTCTGATGGATCGGATGCAGTTTTCGGGGACCTTTCCAACGGAACGGACCTCAAAGCTGAACAGAAAGTTGAGGGAGAAGAAATGGAGGTGACATCTTTCATCTTCAATGGCCAAGCTGAGGATGCAGTGACCTCGCCGGGGGGATCCAAAAACATCCAAAAAATGGACCAAGAAAAGAAGTTTGCCTGCGGCGACTGCGGCCAGACTTTCCGCACAAAGTCTTACCTCAACAAGCACCATCACCGGGTTCATAAGAAACGTGCTGCAGCCGGGTCCGGTCTCGGTGATCTCGGCTCACCTTTTTCTCCCCAACAGAATATGTCACTTCTTGAATCCTTTGGTTTTCAGATCGTCCAGTCGGCCTTTGCCTCCTCACTAGTGGACTCTGAGATGGGCAGCAGTGGAATTGGTTTAGGGGACAAATGA
- the LOC128015793 gene encoding POZ (BTB) and AT hook-containing zinc finger 1 isoform X2, which yields MERTEQPWNSSYTYQVSKHSAEMLHNLNSQRKDGGRFCDVILRVGEESFPAHKAVLAACSEYFESVFSCQTEDDSQSKELEMHTISPKVFRDILDFAYTSKIVVRLECFPELMTAAKFLLMRSVIEICQEVIKQSNVQILVPPSRGGEHSLFRAAEQLSYPLPVDMSNGSVSNGAVFTDNNDSDSGDPTQPSNKSQAAAPGAPATDHLAVSPLEFPNSDGAKRARGRPKKEPTTEPITYNNSTAQSENDGIFSCGVCGKMFPDDVQLRNHEMQHGTFTGGVSTGVELVAVDGPTMVSHPQSKFQENGLPADNRKRERTRRHVACDLCGKVFRDVYHLNRHKLSHSGEKPYACPVCGLRFKRKDRMSYHVRSHDGSVGKPYVCQSCGKGFSRPDHLNGHIKQVHTTERPHKCQICNASFATRDRLRSHLACHEDKIPCQVCGKFLRAAYMTDHLKKHSEGPHNYCGICNKGFSTASYLKVHIKTHHSSSMLPSSAAHQFPEPRTNRPQMHNGAPYHSGRQCAVEDGQENAGKCPHQDSDGSDAVFGDLSNGTDLKAEQKVEGEEMEVTSFIFNGQAEDAVTSPGGSKNIQKMDQEKKFACGDCGQTFRTKSYLNKHHHRVHKKRAAAGSGLGDLGSPFSPQQNMSLLESFGFQIVQSAFASSLVDSEMGSSGIGLGDK from the exons ATGGAGAGGACAGAACAGCCGTGGAATTCCTCCTACACGTACCAGGTGAGCAAACACAGCGCCGAGATGCTACACAACCtcaacagccagagaaaagatgGAGGCAGGTTTTGTGATGTTATCTTGCGCGTCGGAGAGGAGAGCTTCCCCGCGCACAAGGCGGTGTTGGCGGCGTGCAGCGAGTATTTTGAGTCGGTGTTCAGCTGTCAAACGGAAGACGACAGCCAGAGCAAAGAGCTGGAGATGCACACGATTAGCCCCAAAGTTTTCCGAGACATCTTGGACTTCGCGTACACGTCTAAGATCGTGGTGCGTCTGGAGTGCTTCCCGGAGCTCATGACCGCGGCGAAGTTTCTGCTCATGCGATCCGTCATCGAGATCTGTCAGGAGGTCATCAAACAGTCCAACGTGCAGATCCTCGTGCCTCCTTCCCGAGGAGGCGAGCACAGTCTGTTCAGGGCCGCTGAGCAGCTGTCATATCCCCTGCCCGTGGACATGTCAAACGGGAGCGTGTCTAACGGCGCTGTGTTTACCGACAACAATGACAGTGACAGTGGCGATCCGACGCAACCGAGTAATAAATCGCAGGCGGCCGCTCCCGGAGCACCAGCCACCGATCACTTAGCTGTTTCCCCGCTGGAGTTTCCCAACAGCGACGGCGCCAAGCGAGCTAGAGGGAGACCCAAAAAAGAGCCCACAACAGAGCCGATCACTTACAATAACAGCACTGCTCAAAGCGAAAATGACGGCATTTTCTCGTGCGGGGTTTGTGGTAAGATGTTTCCAGACGACGTCCAGTTGAGAAACCACGAGATGCAGCACGGGACGTTCACTGGCGGGGTGAGCACGGGAGTGGAGCTGGTCGCTGTGGACGGCCCGACGATGGTCTCTCATCCCCAGTCGAAGTTTCAGGAAAACGGTCTGCCCGCGGACAACCGTAAACGCGAGAGGACGAGACGACACGTCGCGTGTGATCTGTGCGGGAAGGTCTTCCGTGACGTCTACCACCTCAACCGGCACAAACTGTCACATTCGGGCGAGAAACCGTACGCGTGTCCGGTGTGCGGGCTGCGCTTCAAACGCAAGGATAGGATGTCTTACCACGTGCGGTCTCACGACGGCTCGGTGGGTAAACCGTATGTCTGTCAAAGCTGCGGTAAAGGTTTCTCCAG GCCAGACCATCTGAATGGACATATTAAGCAGGTTCACACCACAGAGAGACCTCACAAATGTCAG ATTTGCAATGCATCCTTCGCAACACGAGACCGCCTGAGGTCACACCTGGCGTGCCATGAAGATAAGATACCATGTCAAGTGTGTGGAAAATTCCTCCGGGCTGCCTACATGACCGACCACTTGAAAAAACACAGTGAAGGACCTCATAACTACTGTGGAATATGCAACAAAG GTTTTTCTACTGCATCCTACTTAAAGGTGCACATAAAAACGCACCACAGCTCGTCCATGCTCCCTTCCTCTGCAGCACATCAGTTCCCTGAACCTCGCACCAACAGACCACAGATGCACAACGGCGCCCCCTACCACTCAGGACGCCAGTGCGCAGTGGAAG ACGGGCAGGAGAATGCTGGGAAATGCCCCCATCAGGATTCTGATGGATCGGATGCAGTTTTCGGGGACCTTTCCAACGGAACGGACCTCAAAGCTGAACAGAAAGTTGAGGGAGAAGAAATGGAGGTGACATCTTTCATCTTCAATGGCCAAGCTGAGGATGCAGTGACCTCGCCGGGGGGATCCAAAAACATCCAAAAAATGGACCAAGAAAAGAAGTTTGCCTGCGGCGACTGCGGCCAGACTTTCCGCACAAAGTCTTACCTCAACAAGCACCATCACCGGGTTCATAAGAAACGTGCTGCAGCCGGGTCCGGTCTCGGTGATCTCGGCTCACCTTTTTCTCCCCAACAGAATATGTCACTTCTTGAATCCTTTGGTTTTCAGATCGTCCAGTCGGCCTTTGCCTCCTCACTAGTGGACTCTGAGATGGGCAGCAGTGGAATTGGTTTAGGGGACAAATGA
- the LOC128015793 gene encoding POZ (BTB) and AT hook-containing zinc finger 1 isoform X3 — protein MERTEQPWNSSYTYQVSKHSAEMLHNLNSQRKDGGRFCDVILRVGEESFPAHKAVLAACSEYFESVFSCQTEDDSQSKELEMHTISPKVFRDILDFAYTSKIVVRLECFPELMTAAKFLLMRSVIEICQEVIKQSNVQILVPPSRGGEHSLFRAAEQLSYPLPVDMSNGSVSNGAVFTDNNDSDSGDPTQPSNKSQAAAPGAPATDHLAVSPLEFPNSDGAKRARGRPKKEPTTEPITYNNSTAQSENDGIFSCGVCGKMFPDDVQLRNHEMQHGTFTGGVSTGVELVAVDGPTMVSHPQSKFQENGLPADNRKRERTRRHVACDLCGKVFRDVYHLNRHKLSHSGEKPYACPVCGLRFKRKDRMSYHVRSHDGSVGKPYVCQSCGKGFSRPDHLNGHIKQVHTTERPHKCQICNASFATRDRLRSHLACHEDKIPCQVCGKFLRAAYMTDHLKKHSEGPHNYCGICNKDGQENAGKCPHQDSDGSDAVFGDLSNGTDLKAEQKVEGEEMEVTSFIFNGQAEDAVTSPGGSKNIQKMDQEKKFACGDCGQTFRTKSYLNKHHHRVHKKRAAAGSGLGDLGSPFSPQQNMSLLESFGFQIVQSAFASSLVDSEMGSSGIGLGDK, from the exons ATGGAGAGGACAGAACAGCCGTGGAATTCCTCCTACACGTACCAGGTGAGCAAACACAGCGCCGAGATGCTACACAACCtcaacagccagagaaaagatgGAGGCAGGTTTTGTGATGTTATCTTGCGCGTCGGAGAGGAGAGCTTCCCCGCGCACAAGGCGGTGTTGGCGGCGTGCAGCGAGTATTTTGAGTCGGTGTTCAGCTGTCAAACGGAAGACGACAGCCAGAGCAAAGAGCTGGAGATGCACACGATTAGCCCCAAAGTTTTCCGAGACATCTTGGACTTCGCGTACACGTCTAAGATCGTGGTGCGTCTGGAGTGCTTCCCGGAGCTCATGACCGCGGCGAAGTTTCTGCTCATGCGATCCGTCATCGAGATCTGTCAGGAGGTCATCAAACAGTCCAACGTGCAGATCCTCGTGCCTCCTTCCCGAGGAGGCGAGCACAGTCTGTTCAGGGCCGCTGAGCAGCTGTCATATCCCCTGCCCGTGGACATGTCAAACGGGAGCGTGTCTAACGGCGCTGTGTTTACCGACAACAATGACAGTGACAGTGGCGATCCGACGCAACCGAGTAATAAATCGCAGGCGGCCGCTCCCGGAGCACCAGCCACCGATCACTTAGCTGTTTCCCCGCTGGAGTTTCCCAACAGCGACGGCGCCAAGCGAGCTAGAGGGAGACCCAAAAAAGAGCCCACAACAGAGCCGATCACTTACAATAACAGCACTGCTCAAAGCGAAAATGACGGCATTTTCTCGTGCGGGGTTTGTGGTAAGATGTTTCCAGACGACGTCCAGTTGAGAAACCACGAGATGCAGCACGGGACGTTCACTGGCGGGGTGAGCACGGGAGTGGAGCTGGTCGCTGTGGACGGCCCGACGATGGTCTCTCATCCCCAGTCGAAGTTTCAGGAAAACGGTCTGCCCGCGGACAACCGTAAACGCGAGAGGACGAGACGACACGTCGCGTGTGATCTGTGCGGGAAGGTCTTCCGTGACGTCTACCACCTCAACCGGCACAAACTGTCACATTCGGGCGAGAAACCGTACGCGTGTCCGGTGTGCGGGCTGCGCTTCAAACGCAAGGATAGGATGTCTTACCACGTGCGGTCTCACGACGGCTCGGTGGGTAAACCGTATGTCTGTCAAAGCTGCGGTAAAGGTTTCTCCAG GCCAGACCATCTGAATGGACATATTAAGCAGGTTCACACCACAGAGAGACCTCACAAATGTCAG ATTTGCAATGCATCCTTCGCAACACGAGACCGCCTGAGGTCACACCTGGCGTGCCATGAAGATAAGATACCATGTCAAGTGTGTGGAAAATTCCTCCGGGCTGCCTACATGACCGACCACTTGAAAAAACACAGTGAAGGACCTCATAACTACTGTGGAATATGCAACAAAG ACGGGCAGGAGAATGCTGGGAAATGCCCCCATCAGGATTCTGATGGATCGGATGCAGTTTTCGGGGACCTTTCCAACGGAACGGACCTCAAAGCTGAACAGAAAGTTGAGGGAGAAGAAATGGAGGTGACATCTTTCATCTTCAATGGCCAAGCTGAGGATGCAGTGACCTCGCCGGGGGGATCCAAAAACATCCAAAAAATGGACCAAGAAAAGAAGTTTGCCTGCGGCGACTGCGGCCAGACTTTCCGCACAAAGTCTTACCTCAACAAGCACCATCACCGGGTTCATAAGAAACGTGCTGCAGCCGGGTCCGGTCTCGGTGATCTCGGCTCACCTTTTTCTCCCCAACAGAATATGTCACTTCTTGAATCCTTTGGTTTTCAGATCGTCCAGTCGGCCTTTGCCTCCTCACTAGTGGACTCTGAGATGGGCAGCAGTGGAATTGGTTTAGGGGACAAATGA